ACAACATAGATAAAGCGCGTGATGCTTACCTAAGAAATGTTTTTGTGGTTGGAACAGATAACTGGAAGTGCAAGAAATTTAGTACTTCACTTTCCATGTCTAATACCTGCAAGATTTAAATAGGAATTTTACAATCCGTAAAATTCAAGCATGATTTTGGGGACGCTAGTGTGAATATAGAACTCAGGTTTTATTTGAAGCATGTCTGTCAAAACCTAAAGCTGCATAATTGCATGTCATATAGTGTAGAGCATACCTCTTCTCTTGAGTAAGTATTGTCTGTGATGAGACAAAATTCTTCTACTCGTGGTGCAACAATTTCTTCATACTTCCTTCAAGTCATAACAAAAGACATAAAACTTGGGTGTCAGAAGGAGCCTATATAAGGAATATAAACATGAGGTATATAATCAGCACTAGGATCAAATGCATTGAAACTACTGAAAACATAAACCCCAAAGCCAATGTAAGGCTAAACAAATCAGACAGAATACTATTCTTATGGCTTCTTAGTTTACACGTGTGCTAGGGCACACACCAGATGCATGACTACATCAAATAGCCCAAGTAAACATTAATACAAGGATTGTTTGAAATGAAAATATGGCACTTACGAGGCAATTAACATGCAAGTGACTCCAAGCAGCTGGAGCCTTTGTTTTGGAACCAAGTTATGTGAGAGGAACCGATCGATGAGATTCACTGTCAGGTAAAGTGTATCAGGAACCAGCTTATATTCTTCAGAAACCTGAAACAGATGCAAAGCAAATCTGAACTCAAATATGTATCCTTGAAATAATAGTAAATTGTGGGGTGTGTGTGTGGTGTGGTGGTGGGGGGGGGGGGGGACGGTTAGACTCAAAATTTCCGACTGATGCACAAGTTTTTAAAATAAGTTGGTTAAGAAAAGTTTAGTACGGATTCCTTTAAGCAACTAGAAGCCATACCATAGTAATTTACTACCAATTCTAATAAGAGCATTTTAAGGGTACTGACCTCCACAAGCCAATCAATCAATACTCCTCGCATGCTAGAAGAGATATCTTGCTGCAAGCTTTCCATATAATTAGATGATGGTCTTCGCTCTATCTGAGGAAAATCAGGAAATAGAATTTGTCTACAAGTCAGAATCAGTTAAGTTCCTGAGGACAGAACATTAGTAGCTAAGAGGTCCTTTTCCTTTCCCCATCGCATTAAAAGCTGGATATTATTTCATACTGCAACGAAATATTGCATATTTGAGATCTTGTGTGTCTCATCCATCAATGCAAATAACATTATACCTTGCAAGTATCTTATTACAATTAAATAACATCATTCTGTATTAGATGGCTACCTCTGTAAGCTGTATATTACTGTATATATCAGGGGCATACAAGCTGCATGCTAGAGGATCTTTTAAGTTTGCATCAATGTCTACAATGTGCAAGTCGTTTGAGGATCCCAATCTCTCGCCAATCACATTTTCTTCTGCATAGTCGAAACAAAACATCATCATACTTTGTTAAATATGAATGTAAAAACAGAACTCAGCAATGTAGAAATTGTTACGGCAACTATTTATACTGTTGCACTCTTATAAACAATCTGAAGCACCTAATTTACCTTTCTTTTGAGGCATCTGAAGTTCAGCAGATTTAATGGAATGCTGTACTGTAAGCATTACATCTGCTCCTCCATGTTGTCTCAAGGCATGACGCATGCTCAGGGTTACTGGCTCTTCTTTCACTTCTAACTTCTCTTGTGGCTCTGCCACCCTTATTTTGGATAATTCTTCAGCTAACATAGTCTTTATGTCATCTTGAGCAATTGGAAAATCTTCAGAAACACTTGAATTCGAGGCTACCTTCACATTCTTTCCGGGCCCTCTTCTGGCCTGCTTTGCAGCCTATCAGTAGCAATACCAACAAATGATGAATTAGTATGACATAACAAGTTTGATTGGAAAATTGTAGTATCAACTTCACTGAACATACAGAAGCACATCTGATCCTGTGTACGCTTAAATAATGTTTACAGTTGAATTCACTGACAATTGAAATCCTTCATATAGCTATAGAAACTGAAACCTATACCTGAACTTGAGATGCATCAATCCAGTCCACATTTGAATTCGAAACATCTTTAAGCACTGCCCTTCTTTTATGCTGCAAGCCGATGGTGGAAACTACAGAAGCTTTGTTCTCATCTGACACCCCAGTTTTGGAATTTGCTCGAAGAGCTCGCTTCTGGCCTTGTTTAACCACAGGTTTTGAAGGGCCAGCCACCTCCCCTGATATGCCAAAGGCTTTAGCCCGTGCTCGTGTGATTCGAACAATAGGCTCTTCAACTCTAGCAGCATTTTTATTCTCCTTATTCATCTTAGCAGGCCTTTTAGAAGAGCAGTGAAATCAACTCAGACTGCACTCCTGCTCATCGAAACCACCACCCTGCACGTTTTCGATTGAGTTAAATTCAAATCACTAGATCAAAAAACACAATGTAATTCAATACAAACAAAGCATAACAGATCAATTCAAGAAGCGTCTGTTTAGTATCTACTCTGTTTTGGTTTGTTAAAATCACAAGCATTCGACACGAAACGATCTCAGACCCCCACAACCAAAACAAGAGCTGTTTTTAGCTCACCACTGCACTAAAACACCTTCAATCACTCGGATCGCTCCGGTCTTAATTTTTCAGCTGAGAATTCAACTCAAATCAAAACCCGGATTTGACCGGCATTATTAATATCCGGCCCGGCTTTCTGAGAGCAGAAGCGCATGAGAGACAACTGTTGATATCAATGCCTCTTTTTCTTCTGACACATTTTCTCACTAAACCAAAGCACCAAAATCCCACTTTACCAAACCACAAATCCCACAAAACACCCCAACAAAACCCTAATTTTTCTCCAAAATCCAACCCCAAACACACAAATTTTCAAAACCACAAAAATGTAGCAAAAAAAGGAAAAAAAACAAAACAAGAAGGATGCGAAAAACAGGCAGCGTCCAGATCTATGCACGNNNNNNNNNNNNNNNNNNNNNNNNNNNNNNNNNNNNNNNNNNNNNNNNNNNNNNNNNNNNNNNNNNNNNNNNNNNNNNNNNNNNNNNNNNNNNNNNNNNNNNNNNNNNNNNNNNNNNNNNNNNNNNNNNNNNNNNNNNNNNNNNNNNNNNNNNNNNNNNNNNNNNNNNNNNNNNNNNNNNNNNNNNNNNNNNNNNNNNNNNNNNNNNNNNNNNNNNNNNNNNNNNNNNNNNNNNNNNNNNNNNNNNNNNNNNNNNNNNNNNNNNNNNNNNNNNNNNNNNNNNNNNNNNNNNNNNTGTTTTTGTTTAGTTTTCTATGGAAGGAAAAGTACAGAGCAAAATATATATGTTTCTGTCTTTTGTGCCTATAGTCTTGGAAGTATTACTGGATTTCCTTGTTTGAACTCGTGTGATTCATATGAATGATATGAATGATTTGATTTGATTGTATATTCGTGAAGGTTACCTTTGCATATGGTCATAGTTGTTGCATCATCAATTTGGGCATAAATGTTTTTCTTAATATGTGTTTTTATATCGGTTGAATTCAATCATTTTACCTGTAAAGTATTAGATTTTGGGGGAAAAAGAATTTGTAATTGAAACGCGAGAGCTAAAAGTGTTCAATGTTTCATCGACTAAAATGAGCGGTTTACAAAAGATTGTAAGTGTTTGATGGTCCGCGCACTTAGGAGTTGGAAATTGATTTGAATTTTTGGACGCAATGTGTTTTGGTAAATGTGATCTTCAGAGATGCGCGTCCACCTGCCTAACAAATTATTCCATAAAAAAAATAACGATTAGATTCTACAATCGACAAAACTCATCAGTGTACTTAAATTTGATTCCTCAGTTTCTCCTTTTTTCATTTTTATTTTTCCCCAAGTGAGTCATGGGTTCCTTGTTACTAAATTCTTCTTATTGTCCCTTTCAAAAAAAAAAAAATCTTCTTATTGTCATTATGGTCATAATTTAAGCAATGATAATGTGAAATGCTCACCAAGTCTAGTAGCCTACAAATCTTAGTTATCTAACCACCGATTTGATTATTAACTTATTAACATTTGAATCATTTTCATTTTATATAACATTGACTCTACTACAAGCAAGGGCATGCTGACCCTAAAATTGGGGGGCCTTTGAAATTTGAAAAGGGCTCCTCTGATCCTTCTGTCTATCACTCACCCTAGTATAGCTAGATGCCAATATAAACAGTGTCCCAACTCCCAAAGTAGGACCCTTTAATGAAAGGCTCAATCTTACCCGACCAAGACCAAGACCTCACCCATGTCTAGTCTTTATCACATGGTTAACGTCTAGAACCACCCTTTAACCTCGGGAAAGATAGTTACTCGAAGTAAATTCTGTATTCTTTTTTTACTTTTTTAAGTAAATAGTTACTTTAACATCGTTAGGTCAACCAGCCGAAAAAATATTTAACGAAATCTAAGACGGATAAACACAAATTTGTTATGATCTTTTGTCGATGCAAGATCTACTTTCTTTTTTTTCGGTGGAAAAGGTGTTCGAACTTAAGATTGATGTAGATCTAATTTGTACATAAATAAAGACCATAGTCTTAAGTCGCATGAACTAAGGAGCAAGATATTTGACACTGCAAAATCGAAGATGTAGCTTAACATGCCAATAATTATATGTGATGTTCTATGACAAATACATGTGAAAAAATTGATTATGCTTTGATCGATGATGCAATTTTGGTTGACATTTTTGTTAAATATAGGTATAAAATTAAGCTATGACGAATCCATTTTGATGATGTTTGATCAAGACATGTAACACTGGTTCATCAGAGACAAATTGAGACTTTCTTTTCTTATTCCAGGACAAATTGATTGTGACAATTAGAGTGCGCCAACACTAATACAGACAGCTTATGATGTAGATTATGATTGGTTTCAAAATTAGGGAGGGAAATGGAAATCAAATTTCATGAATCAACTCAACCCAATTAGATTTTGAAAATCTAACTCAGCTATAATTAGGGTTTATCTTTAACATTGTATTCATTGTTTTTGTTTTGTTGGACAAATGTATCCATTGCTTTTTAATTTGAGCATAATTGGGAAGGGTTTAAGATGTTTTATTGCTAATTGTTTCCAAATTTCAGGTGAAATTGCCTAATCAATTGTTTTTTCCTGTGGTTGTTGCAGCCTCTGATTAATTGGTTTTACTAGCTGTGGAAATGGGACATTCAATGTAAAATGTTCATGGCTTAAATAAGATGCGTTTTGTGCGAGGAAATGGGAATTTATGGTAACCTTAGGTTATGGATGATCCACAACCACAAAGGTTGGATGATCCCACATTCAGTCATTTAAGGATGGCTAGAGTATTAGGGTCTGTCCTGTAATGTTTTACAATTTCATTTTATAAAAACTGTTTTATAAAATGAAAACAGATAATTAAATTATGTATTTTTTAGGATTTAAATATGTGTCTGGTAGCATACTTGTAGAAGAGTTTTACCAAAACTGGAAAGTAAAAACATGTTCAGTTGTCCTAGAACTCCTATGGAATCTTTTCATCTACGACCCAATTATGGTGAAGTTTATCTCGATCAAGTATCACCTATCAATCTAATAATTTATTGCAGGCCATCTTCTTGCTTTTGTTTTTCTCATCCATCTTCAATTTCTTCAAGACTTATGAATTGAATGGAAGCGGCAATAAATTGAATTGAATCGACAATGAACCCATTTGGGTATGAATATTTCTGAGGGTAATTCTTTCAATTTCAAATTGAGTCTATATAAATTCTAAATAATCTAGCTTCTGGGTATGAAGTATCCAATTTTCAATAGAAAAATCAATCTCATGATGTTGATGATATCAAAATCAAACTGTTGTTTATAGCTCTCTCATTTCAAAAACTATCCATATCATATCAATTCATGTTCTTGATTATGAAAAAAAATAAAATAATTAATTCATGATCTTAGGTGCGATAGTGTTAATGGTGATATGCCTATGCAAGAAGTGATATATGTGTTCGATGAGATCCAGTTAAGGAATTCTAGTTTTGATGTTTAGTTGTTTAGGTTTGGTATGAAAACTAATTCTTGAAAACAAGGAAAACATGTCAGAGATGTTTTCCAAATTGTTTGCCTAATTCTTAATTCGTATTCCAAAAATTGTTTTTCTTGTTTTTAGAAAATGTTAACCGAACGCAAATTATGATCGTTTTTGTTTTTGAAATATAGAAAACTGTTTTGTAAAACTATACCAAACGACACCTTATTGTGCATCTATGGAAGACAATCTAATGCATAACTTAACATTTATAACATGAGAAGAAAAAAA
The window above is part of the Fragaria vesca subsp. vesca linkage group LG2, FraVesHawaii_1.0, whole genome shotgun sequence genome. Proteins encoded here:
- the LOC101314156 gene encoding cyclin-A2-2-like, with product MNKENKNAARVEEPIVRITRARAKAFGISGEVAGPSKPVVKQGQKRALRANSKTGVSDENKASVVSTIGLQHKRRAVLKDVSNSNVDWIDASQVQAAKQARRGPGKNVKVASNSSVSEDFPIAQDDIKTMLAEELSKIRVAEPQEKLEVKEEPVTLSMRHALRQHGGADVMLTVQHSIKSAELQMPQKKEENVIGERLGSSNDLHIVDIDANLKDPLACSLYAPDIYSNIQLTEIERRPSSNYMESLQQDISSSMRGVLIDWLVEVSEEYKLVPDTLYLTVNLIDRFLSHNLVPKQRLQLLGVTCMLIASKYEEIVAPRVEEFCLITDNTYSREEVLDMESEVLNFLHFQLSVPTTKTFLRRFVQAAQASYKAPCVELEFLANYLAELTIVEYGFLKFLPSVIAASAVFLARWTLNQSDHPWTPTLEHYTSYKTSQLQTSVIALEDLQLNTKGCCLNAIREKYRHQKV